In the genome of Cyanobacterium sp. T60_A2020_053, the window GTCTCCCCGTCTCCCTGTCTCCCCGTCTCCCCGTCTCCCCGTCTCCCCGTCTCCCTGTCTTCCGTTGCAAAATATGGGCGTAACTGATCTAAAATTAATTAACTTCTCTGTTAATCCGAGTTATGACACTTCTCCCTGTCAAATTTTCTTCTTTTGTCACCTCTTTTTTGACAGTTGTCTTACTTCTTGGCGGTTGTCAGGGTAAATCTAGCACGTCAAAAATTCCCCCGTTACCCCAAGATGATTTGATTCAAGTTTATTTTAATTATAATTCGGCGAAGGGCGCTGAATATACCGAACCATATCGCGCCATTACTCGACAAGGGGATAATCTCGAAGCGGTTATTATTGAAGGGATTAACTCTGCTCAAAATACCATTGATATTGCTGTCCAAGAAATCAATTTGCCTGAAGTGGGAAGGGCGCTGGTGCAACAACATCAAGCGGGAAAAAAAGTTAGAGTGATAATGGAAAATAGCTATAATCTTCCCTTGTCAAAACTTAACAATGATCATGCTTTAGCCATCATAAAACAAGCAAAAATACCACTTATTGACGATACAGAAGACGGCAGTAAAGGCAGTGGCTTAATGCACCATAAATTTATGGTAATCGACAATCAAAAAGTCATTACAGGATCAGCTAATTTTACCCATAGTGGCATTCATGGCGATTTAGATAATCTCGACACCAGAGGCAATACTAACCATCTCTTAGTCATTAATGATGCCAAATTAGCTCAACTTTTTACCGAAGAATTTAATTATATGTGGGGGGATGGAGTAGGCAAACAAAAAAATAGTCTATTTGGGCTGAAAAAACCCTTTCGTAGCGCCCGTCGCCTCAATATAGGTAATAGTCAAGTAACCGTCAAATTTTCTCCCACTTCTCGCCAACAACCTTGGCAACAAAGCACCAATGGCTTAATAGTCGATACCCTTAATCAAGCCACTGAGTCAGTAAATTTAGCCTTATTTGTTTTTAGTAAACAACCCATTTCTAATACATTACAAAAAAGATACCAACAAGGAGTACAAATTAAAGCCTTAATTGATCCTAATTTTGCCTATCAATACTACAGCGAAGGCTTAGACTTATTAGGGGTAGAATTAAGTCGTAATTGCCAATACGCGCCCAACAATAACCCATGGCAACCGCCCATAGAAACTGTGGGCATTCCTAATTTACCCGAAGGTGATAAACTTCACCATAAATTTGCAGTAATCGATCAAAAAACTGTCATTACAGGTTCTCATAATTGGTCATTTTCCGCTAACTATACCAATGATGAAACTTTATTAGTGATTGATAATCCCATGATTGCCCAACATTTTGAACGAGAATTTGAGCGTTTATATCAAGATGCTATTCTTGGTATTCCTGATTGGTTGGATCGTAGAATAGCACAAGATCAAGCACAATGTCGTCAATGATGCTAACAAATATTTATAAAGTTTTTTCTCTAAAAATTACCTCTTTTCTCTACCCAAATCAAAAAATATTGATACAAATGAGCAATTTATGAAAAATAACTATTTGGCTTAACTCTTTAATTTATAAGCATTTCACCGCGACACCTAACACCCAGCGCCCTTCACCCCTTCATAACATTAATTATGACGTTACGCACTGATTCAAATGTTAAGTTAAGGGAGGTTTCAGGTAGCAGGTAGCAGGTTTCAGGTTTAAAACCCTTCCCTAAATAGACTCTTGTACAAGAAAAAGATCAATAAACATAAGTTTCTTGTCAATTCTTTAACCTAACACCGCGACACCCGACACCTGACACCAACAATTAATTCTATTTTTGCGTAACATCAGTTAATAAATCATTAGCAATACCGTCTTCTGTCCAATCTTCCTCAATATAAATTTTCTCATTTTTAATGGGTATATAAACAGAAATTTCTTTAACTCGTCTCTCATTTTTCCAACCAATATTAAACCAAAGATATTGACTTCTTCGCTCATCAAACATTAAAACTTCATCTATATCAGGATCACTTACTTGTGCTGATATTCTTTCATATTCGGTTAAAATATTTTTGACAATATTTTGATAATGAGTTAATTTTTCCATTTAATAATCTCCTGTTTATTAATATCAACAATTAACTTAACTGCGCTATTTACCCACCGTGTAATGAATTACACGGAACCAACGGTATCTCGTTCAATAAATTGAACTGAAAAAATCAATTAAGATATATATTTGTCAATTCTTTCACCTAATACCTAACACCTAATACCTGACACCTCCCCTCACCAAAATACTTTTTCAGCAACCCCTAATTAATCAATTTAACTGCGCAAAGTAACAGCAAACTCTTTCACTAACTTTTCCCTTACTTTATTATGAATAGGATCAACCTCTTGATCAGTTAAAGTACCATCGGGGGAATTGTAAGCTAAACTAAAAGCCAAACTGCGTTTACCAGCTTCCACTTTTTCCCCTTTGTATTCATCAAAAAGTTTCACATCCACAAGGGTTTTACCCCCAGCCTTACGCATAGCGCCCTCCAGCGCACCCACCGTCACCTCAACGGGGGCAAAAAATGCTAAATCTCTGGCAACACTAGGATAAGGAGAATAGGCTTTAAAAGTAGGAATTTGTAAATATTTTTGGGATAAATGTTTCAATAAAGGCTCAAGATTAAGCTCAAAAACATACACTTCATTAGCCAAATCCCTTGCTTGACATAATTGGGGATGTAATTGCCCAAAAATACCGATTTTAGTCTTATGTAACCATAAACTAGCCGTGCGCCCGGGATGTAGTCTCTCATCACCTGATTCTGCTTCGTAACGGAGAGGGGCGCTGATATAGTTAAATAAACTCTCTAAAATGCCCTTCGCTTCATACCATGTCATGGGTTGCGGTTTACCACTATTAACCCAAATACCATCGGGGTGTAAATTTCCCCCTAAAATACCGCCCAGCGCCCTTCCCTCACGCATAACACCATCTTCGAGCCAAAAAACTTGTCCAATTTCAAAAGCCTTGAGAGAGCCATTTCCTTGCGCCTGATTGTATTCAAAAGTATTGATTAAACCATCAATCAAATTACGGCGCAGGGCAGAATATTCACTAAATAAAGGATTAGCGATTTTAATTTCCCCTAATTGTGGGCTAACGAGGGAATATTGCATCAATTCCGTTAAGCCTAAACCTTGCAAACTAGAGCGAATTTTGCGTAAAATTGTTACCTCAGGCGGTAAATAACCCACACCACTTTGAGGGGGTAAAGTATCTGTAAAACGATCATAACCGTAAAGGCGCGCTACTTCTTCGATTAAATCGATTTCTCGCTCTAAATCTCGGTAACGATAAGGAGGTGTTACCACTTGCCAAACCACGGGATTTTCACTGGTAAGGGTTAACTCACAATTCAAATCCGTTAAAATTTTCTCCACTTCCTCACGGTTAACATCCCTTAAACCGTCACCTTCTTTCACTTTCCCTAACACTTGATTAACATAATCTAAGCGTAAAACAATAGTATTACCATAATGACTTTGACGGTTATCGCTGGTAACTTGAGCGGTAATTTCAGCGCCCGTCAACTCTACCATTAAATTAAGCGCCCTTGTTACCGCTTTTTCTAATTCCACTTGATTAACACCCCTTTCGTATCGAGTGGAAGCCTCAGTGCGTAAGGATTGGCGACGGGCGCTACGTCTAATGGGTACAGGTTCAAATAATGCACCTTCAAGGATAATATTAGTAGTGTTATCATCCACTTCGCTATCTTCACCGCCCATAATTCCAGCTAAAGCCACGGGGTGATTATTGGCAGTAATGATTAAATTTTGCTCCGTTAAAGTCCTTTTTTGCCCATCGAGGGTAGTTAAAGTTTCTTGATTATCACTCAAGCGCACTCCCATCGTTACCATGTCACTGCTGGTAATGCGTTTTAATTTATCACCATCAAAAGCGTGGAGCGGTTGCCCCCATTCCAATAAGATATAGTTAGTAATATCGACAATGTTATTAATAGCGCGCACCCCCGATGCTTCGAGACGGCTTTTTAACCAATCAGGAGATGGTTTGATAGTGACATTTTCTAAAACGGTGGCAATATAAGCACTACAAGCGCCCTCCGCCGTCACTTCCACCCCTACTTTATGGTTATCAGAAGCAATGGTAAGATTATTAACCGTAGGTAAAGTTAAATTGCCACCGAGGAGGGCGCTGATTTCCCTAGCGATACCCACCATACTCAAAGCATCAGCGCGATTCGCCGTAGCAGTAACATCTAAGATAACATCATCTAAACCCAAAAGAGGGCGCACATCTTGCCCTACCTGCAAATCACCCTCAAAAATTTTAATGCCTTCGCTTTCTTTAGCTAAACCCAACTCAGCCAATGAGCAAATCATGCCCTTACTTTCCACTCCTCTCAGTTTCGCCGGTTTAATTTTTATATCCACTTGAGGTAAATAAGTGCCGAGGGTAGCCACTGGTACAAAAATATCTTGACGCACATTGGGCGCACCACAAACAATGGTGGAGGGCGCTACTTCCCCGATGTCCACTTGACATAAACTTAATTTATCAGCGTTAGGATGGCGTTCACACTTTAACACACGCCCGATCACAACTCCATCCGCCCAAGGGCGCCGATCTTCCATATCTTCCACCTCAAACCCTGCAAGGGTAAGAGTTTGAGCTAATTCTTCGGGAGAAATCTTAATTTCGACTAATTCTTGTAACCATTGAAAAGAAATACGCATTATAATTATTTGATTTAAAAATATCATCTTTAAATGATAATCTTTTGAGTTACTTACTTCAATCTGTCTATTCTTGTGAAGATTCAGGGATAGGTTATCTTAACCATTGTTTAGCTTAATTAAAATACCAAACGTTTTTTGCTTACCATCTCATTGTATCTAGTAAGATTTACGTCTTTTTGTCATTTTTTAACTCTGCCATCATTTAATCAAATGATACAGAAATTATTGATTTTTTTGATTTTTATGTTGAGATATGTTTTGCCAAGAACAAGATTCATTACACTGTGGGTAAATTGCAAAGACTAATTCTTTTCATTATCAATTACTGATCATCATTTTTACCACGTCCGGCATTTTATATTTGGCCTTCCAACCGAGTTTTTCTCTCGCTTTTTGAGGATTAGCTCTACTAAAAGTTAAATCGGTAGGGCGAAATAGTGTAGGATCAGAGATGAGGTAATCTTGCCAATTTAAGCCAACTTCAGCAAAGGCACAAGCAACAAATTCTTCTAAATGATAACTAGCGCCCGTCGCAATGACAAAATCTTCTGGGTTTGGTTGTTGTAACATTAAATACATCGCCTCGATATATTCCGGCGCCCATCCCCAATCCCGACTAATCTGGGTATTACCTAAATATAACTTATCCGCTTTTCCTTCGGCAATGTCCTTGACAGTTTGGATAATTTTTTGAGTAACAAACCGTTTTGGGCGCAAAGGTGACTCATGATTGAATAGAATACCAGAACAAGCATACAAATTATAAGCCTCTCGATAATTAGCCACTTCCCAAAAAGCCGTTGCCTTTGCCACCGCATAAGGGCTACGAGGACGAAATGGCGTGGTTTCTGTAGCGCACTCCGTACCAATATCTCCAAAACACTCACTCGAACCAGCACTATAAAAACGGATCGGGCGCTGGGTAAAACGGATGGCTTCGAGAAGGTTTAAAGTACCTGTAGCGATGCTTTCGAGAGTTTCCACGGGCAAATCAAACGATAAACCAACCGAACTTTGACCAGCTAAATTATAAATCTCGTCAGGTTCAGTTTTCATTAAAACTTGTAACACACTGCGAAAATCATTCAGCGCCATGGATTCCACTTGTACTTTTTCCTGAATGCCTAAATGCTTCAGACTACGAAAAGATGAGCCTTGCGCATCCCTAGAAGTGCCAAAAACTTGATAGCCCTTTTTTAACAGAAATTTAGCTAAATATGCCCCATCTTGTCCCGAAACACCACAAATCAGCGCCCTTCTTGTCATAATAAATACTCAATATATGCCGACAATAATTGCTCTCCATAGAACAAACTTACTAGACTACCTAACACCAAAAAAGGACCAAAAGGTATCGCTTGACCACGTTTTAAAACTTTAAGCGAAATCGCTCCAACACCAACCAAAGTACCGATTAAACAAGCAATAAAGCCCGTTATAAGCACATTTTGCCACCCTAACCAAGCCCCAATCATGGCAACTAATTTCGGATCACCGCCTCCCATAGCTGGTTTACCAAAAGCCAGTGAACCAATTATTAAAATAGCATCGAATAACCAAAGACCGAAAACAGCGCTTAAAATTGCCATAAAAAGAAAAGAAACAGCGCCCTCCACCCCAGCCACGAAAAAACCGAGTATAAATTGAGTAACTAACCCCAAAATTAAACCACTTTGGGTTAACACATTAGGCAAAGTGAGGGTATCAAAATCAATCCAAGCCAAAGCAATTAACCAACTCACAAAAATGAAATAACCAACACTTAGTAAACTTACGCCAAACTGTGCCACAATAGCCACAAAAATTAACCCCGTCAAAGCCTCCACCAAAGGATAACGAGGGGAAATAGCAGTTTGACACCAACGACACTTCCCTTTTAACCATAACCAACCCAATACCGGTACATTTTCAGTTTTACCCAAAGAATGCCCACATTTTGGGCAACGGGAAGGGGGATGGAGTAGGGAGACGTGCGCTGGGAGACGGTAAATCACCACATTAAGAAAACTACCGATAGAAGCACCAAAAATAAAAACGATTAGATAAATTAAAAATAGGGCGATAGTCATAAATATCAAGCCGAAATTTTTTCAATGGGAATAAAATTTTCCCAAGGTAAAAGAATCGGATACTTAAAAACCAACTGCCCTTTATTCGTTTTACTATCAATAGCAACTCCCATGGGAATCAGGCGCGACTGACGATGATAACGACGGTAAGTATCGTAAATATCCTTAGCAGTTTTCAACATCGTCGGATTAAGAATTTCGGGAATAGCAGTCTGAGGTTTATGGGGTGGCTTTCCATTGGAAGGAGTCATGGCTTAATTTTCACCTTAATCATTTAAGTTTTATAAAATTATATCTATATGTAACGATCCTAAATCATTTATGAAAAATTTTAATAAAATTCCCCAATAACAAATTTGTAGGTTGGATTAGCGAAAGCGTAATCCAACAACGACAATTTTTGAAAAGAAACAAATATAGTCATTTAAATTGAGATTGAGACAAATTGAAAAATTTTGTAGGGTGGGGTGTGCCTCGCCACTTAACACTTTGCGACTACTACTATTAAAAGAAAAGTGTCTCATTGTTATTTAAAATGACTATAACAAATTGCAAGCGCCAAAACGTAATCCAACAATAAAAGAAAAAAATATCTCCCTTAAACCAACCTTAACTTTAGTTAATTATTGTAAATATGTAACAGAAAAACGTTATCAATAGTTGCAACTTGTAGCACAATCTGATAAAATTATCTGTAGCAAAAAAAACAAAACAAAAAGTTGTGAGGCTTTTTTAGACATGAAAAAATTTACTAAATATGCAGTAACGGCGCCTGCAGTTGCTGGACTAGCATTATTAGCTAACGGTATTTCATTACAAACCGTCAGCGCCAACGAATTAGACCAAGATCAAACCACCTTAGAGCAAATCAACAACTACACTGAAAGCGGTTCTTTAAATCAAGTAACTTCCGTCAACCAATTAAGGGATGTTGCCCCCACTGACTGGGCTTACGAAGCATTACGCAACTTAGTAGAGCGTTATGGTTGTATTGCTGGTTATCCTGATCGTACCTTCCGTGGTAATCGTGCTTTAAGCCGTTATGAATTTGCTGCTGGTTTAAACGCTTGTATGCAACAAATTGAGCGCTTAGTTTCTACCCCCGGCGGTGGTGGTGTTAACCAAGGTGATTTGGCTTCCTTACAACGCTTAGTGAGAGAATTTGAAACCGAATTAACTACTCTGGGCGCGCGGGTGGACAACTTAGAAGGCAAAGTTGCTTTCTTAGAAGATCACCAATTTTCTACTACCACTAAATTAAGCGGTGAAGTAATCGTCGCTCTAGCCGCACAAAATGACACCGCAGGTGGACAGGTTACTTTAAGTGACCGTGTTCGTTTAACTTTAGATAGTAGCTTCACTGGTAAAGACAGATTGAGACTTCGTTTAGCTGCTGGTAATGTTCCTAGTTTAGGTGGTGTCGTTGGTAACAACGGTATTTCTACCAATATGAACCGCTTGAACTTTGAACAAAATACTGGTAATAATAATGTAATTATTGACAGAGCCTACTATCGCACTCCTTTGTTTAAAAACGGTACTTTGTATGTTGGTACAGGAATGCCTGCTGAGGACATTTTCAGTACCTATAACCCCTACATGGAGAGTAGTGGTGGCGGTGCATTGAGTCGTTTTAATCGTTTTAACCCTTTAATTTATCGTCAACCCGGTACTACTGGTATTGGTTACATTCAAAAGTTCGGTAAGCGCCTTGACTTTACTGCCTCCTACCTTGCTGGAAATGCCGCTGATCCTACTGATGGTGCTGGTTTGTTTGATGGAACTTATAGTGCCGTTGCTCAAATCGGTTTTAACCCTACCGATAACTGGAAAATGGGCTTTGCTTATGCTCGTAGTTACTTTGGACCCGGTGATGTAAATATCAATGGCTCTACTGGTAGTAGCATTGGTTCTCGTCCTTTCACTAATGATGTTGCTACCACTTCTGATAATTTTGGCTATCAAACAACCTTCCGCTTAAACAAACGTATTAACTTAGCAGGTTGGGTTGGTTTTGGTAACGCGGATGCGGAAGATGGTACCGGTAGAAATGTTGACCTATTTACTTGGAATGCTAACGTATCCTTTATTGATGCTTTCAAAGAAGGTGCTGTATTAACCATTGCGGGTGGTCAACCTCCAAAAGTTACTGGTGGCTCTCTCGGCTCCGAACCTGAGACTTCATTCATTTTTGAAGGACAATACAAATATCCCATCAGTAAAAATGTTTCTATTACTCCGGGTGTTTTCTTCATCACTAATCCTAATAATACCAATTCTGACACTGATGTTATTGGTGTTCTTCGTACCAGATTTACATTCTAGGTTTTGTGGTTAGTTAGTTAATATAAAGCCCCTCTCTCTGCGGAGAGAGGGTTTTTTTGTATTTTGTGCTTTTTTTGTAGCATTGCTATAGTTGGGGATTTCATTATCAATGTAGGGAAGTCTTTTATTTTTACCTCAACAATAAGACTGGTCCTCTGGTAATAAAAATTTATTATTCTGAGGTAAAACTAAGAATCTCAAAACCTTTGATTCTTGGTTAAATTATATAACTCAGTTAGAAAAATATGAGCAAACCTTGACAAAGTGCAAAAGAAGTGGTTAAAAATTAATTAATAAGTGCTACGATGTGATGCAGAATACAACCAATTGAGTTGTAAACATTTTAAACAATGTGTGAGGAAAACAATCGTGAATAAAACTTTATGGCAGTCATTAAAAATGACACCTGCTTTCTTAGTAGCAGGATTAGTAGTCAACGCTCAAGTACAAGCAAACGAAGCTGTAACCGTTGATACTAACAGCGCAAACATCATCAATCAATTAGATCAATACAGTGCAGAAGGAGTAACCAACACTCAAGGACAAGTTACCTCTGTATCTCAGTTAAGCGATGTATCCCCTACTGATTGGGCTTACGAAGCATTACGCAACTTAGTAGAACGTTACGGCTGTATCGCTGGTTATCCTGATCGTACCTTCCGTGGCAACCGCGCTTTAAGTCGTTATGAATTTGCTGCTGGTTTAAATGCTTGTATGCAACAAATCGAGCGTTTAGTTTCAACCCCCGGCGGTGGTGGTGTTGGCGAAGGCGACTTAGCTACCCTCAAAAGATTATTAGGTGAATTTGAAACCGAACTCGCAACCTTAGGCGCGCGCGTGGACACTTTAGAAGGTAAAGTGGCATTCTTAGAAGATCACCAATTTTCTACCACCACTAAATTAACTGGACAAGTAATTGTTGGTATCACTGGTACTGAAGATAACCAAATTATCATGGGTAATCGCGCCCGTTTACAATTAAACACCAGCTTCACTGGTAAAGATACTTTAATCACTCGTCTTGGTGCTTATAACTTCGGTGCTTTTGATCAAGGTAATACTGTTGGTTTAGTTCCTGGCACAAGCGGTACTACCACTCAAACTTTTAGCTATGGTGGTCTTGGTAATAACGTAGGTATTGACTGGTTAGCATACTATACACCTATTACTCTTGGACAAAGAGAAATTAACACCTACATCGCTGGTTACTTCGGTATTCACAGTGACTACGCCCCTACCAATAATCCCTTCTTTGAAGACTACGATGGCGGTAATGGCGCCCTTTCTACTTTCGCATCTTCTAACCCCATTTTCCGTATCGGTGGTGGTACTGGTATTGGTGTTACAACTCCTTTCTTTGGTAACAGTAGCTTGAGTTTAGGCTATCTTGCTTCTAATGCATCTAACCCCACCGATGGTAATGGTTTATTCGATGGTGCTTATGCTGCTTTGGCACAGCTTGACTTTGGCTTTGGTGAGAATTTCGATTTAGGTGTCACCTATGTTCGTGGTTATAACACTGCTGGTCTTCCCTTGTTTGGCTACGGTGGTGGTGATCGTTTAGTTGGTACGGATAATGCTAACTTCCCTGTTGGTGATAGTGTTGCTTATGAAACTAACTCTCTTGGTACTCAGGCTTCATTACGTCTTAACAAACGTATCAGTCTGAGCGGTTTTTTCAGCTACACCGATGCTAGTGGCGGTGGCAAAAGCGCTAATGTTTACAGCTATGGTGGTGGAGTTGCTTTCCCTGACTTCGGTAAAGAAGGTAGTGTTTTAGGTATTTTTGCGGGGGTTCAACCTTACAAAGAGCAAGGAGGAGAAACTAAGCCTTTCCATCTTGAGGGTTTCTACAAGTATCCTATCAACGAAAACATTACGATCACTCCAGGTGTAATCTATGTTGACTCTAGTGCTGACTTAGGCGAAAGCCGTTTCATCGGTACTTTGAGAACTACCTTTAGTTTCTAAGCTGATTTGATTTAGTTTTCAATACAGTCCCTCTCTAACCTCTCCTCGTCTCTCCTTCGTAAGGGGAAGAAGGGGAGGTTTTTTTTTGGCAATTTTTATTCTGTGAAAAGAGAAAAGGAAAGAAAGTATTTTCGGGTGATATGTTTTTGATCTACACTAAAATTAGCATACATTGTCTCTGTACAGATTATTTGAAATGTTTTCTATTCAAACTACTTACACTCAAGCAAGAAAAAATTTAGCTCATTTATTAAATGAAATTGAAAATGATAAAAGTATTGCTATTATTAAGCGTCGTGGACATCAAGATATTGCTTTAATTAGTGCAGACGAATTATCTAGCCTTTTAGAGACTTTATATTTATTGCGCTCACCCGTTAATGGGCAACGTCTTTTGGAAGCCTTAGCAGATTCGCAGCAATGGGATCAAGAAAAAGCCCCTTCACCTTATACGGTTGATGATTTGTGTGAGGAGTTGAATATTGAAAGATAAAAGGAAAAAATCGACTCAACCATTGGCAAAATCAAGTAAAAATGAGGTTGTTTCTTTATATCCAGTATTTCATCCTCGTTTTCGAGAAGATTTAGCTTGGTGGTATCGTCAAGATAAAGCAAAAGCTAACAAAATTTTAGACTTAGTCACTGAGATAATCAAATCACCTTTTCAAGGCATCGGAAAACCAGAGCCTTTGAAATTTTTAGATTCTGATACATGGTCTCGTAGAATTGATTTAGAACATCGATTGATTTATCGTGTGAAAAAAGAGCGTATTGATTTTTTACAGGCGCGCTATCACTACGAGAAATAACTCCAGCGCCCTTCACGGTTATTATTTAATTGATAAATAGTTAATTTTTTGAACCATGCCAACATACTTTTATTGGGGAGATGATGATTTTGCCATGAATCAAGAAATTACCCAGTTAAAATCAGAGAAAATTGATCAGAATTGGCTACAGTTTAATTTTGAACAACTAGCTGGAGATAAAGAAGACAATATCAGAGAGGGGTTAATGTTAGCCATGACGCCTCCTTTTGGGGCTGGAGAGCGCTTGGTATGGTTAAATGAAACTAATCTCGCGCATAGTTGTAGTGACGATTTACTAGATTTATTACAAAAAACTTTACCTCAATTACCTGATAGTAGTCATTTACTATTAACCAGCGCCCGTAAACCTGATTCGCGCCTCAAAAGTACCAAGTTAATCAATAAATATGCCCAAGTCAAAGAATTTTCTCTAATTGCGGTGTGGCAAACGGAAATATTACAAAAAAAAGTAGCGGAAGTTGCTGAAAATAAAGGCATAAAACTTAGTCGAGGGGCGCTGGAAATTTTAGCTAATTGTGTGGGTAATGATACCCGTTTATTGTGGCAAGAATTGGATAAATTAGCAATTTTTCAGGGAGAAAATTCTCAGCCTATTAGTGCCGAAACAGTCAGCAGTCTGGTTAATGTAAGTAATCAAAATAGTTTACAGTTAGCCCAAGCTATTTTAAAAGGTGATACTAATTATGCTCTTAATTTAGTTACTAATTTAGTGCAAACTAATGAACCAGCTTTGAGAATTGTCGCCACTTTAGTGGGTCAATTTCGCACTTGGACTATTATAAAAACATTAATGGAAGCAGGAGAAAAAGATGAGAAAAAAATCGCTAAAATCGCTGACATAAGTAACCCTAAACGAATTTATTTTTTACGTCAAGAAGTCCAGAATATTTCTGCTCAAAAGTTACAAAAAACCTTGCCTATTTTATTAGAATTAGACTTACAATTAAAGACGGGGGGAGGGGCGCTGGATTCTTTACAAACTGCTATCATACAATTAACGAATCTTAGTTAATTTTATTTTAATATGAATAAAAAATATTGGCATTTATCCCAAAGTCATCTTAATAACTTAGAAAAATGTCCCCGTCAATTTATTGATGCTTATTTTAAACAACTGACAAATTTTCATAAATTTGATGAAAATAACAGCACGGAATGGGGGAGTTTATTTCATCGATTAATGCAACAAAAAAAACTAAATTTACCATTAACAAATATTCTTAATCAAAAACAAGATTTACAAGAGTCTCTCAGCGCCCTCCACACTGCGATTAATGATTTATGTGAAGATCAAGATATAATTAGTAGTGAAGCAGAAGTTAAATTACAACTAAAATGGTTAGATAAATATATTTTTACTGTGGTGTATGATCAATTAATTTTAAAACCCAATCAGGCTATTATTTTCGATTGGAAAACATATTTAAAACCAACTAAAATTGACTATTTAGTGAATAATTGGCAAACAAAATTATATTTATTTGTCCTTACAGAAATTATGGACTATGCCCCTGAAAATATCAGCTTTATTTATTGGTTTGTTAAATTACCAAATAATCCTGAAAGTTATCAGATTAATTATGATCAAAAAAGCCATGATAAAAATAAATTAGAGTTAGAAACTTTATTATCAAAATTAACTACATTGAATGATGAAAGTTATGATTATGATAAGTGCTTAAATTATCGTCAATGTCATAATCAATGTCGTTATTATAGCTCGTCATATTCCCATGAAAATGATGATGATTTACAATTATTACCCCAAACTTTAAATGAAGTAGCAGAGGTGGAATTATGAATTATGAATTATGAGTTATAAATTAATAAGTAGAGGAAGAATTAATTATCCATTGTCAATTGTCAATTATCCATCCTTTGCCATGTGAGTTGATTATTTTTGACACTCCAGCGCACGAAAC includes:
- a CDS encoding carbohydrate porin, whose protein sequence is MKKFTKYAVTAPAVAGLALLANGISLQTVSANELDQDQTTLEQINNYTESGSLNQVTSVNQLRDVAPTDWAYEALRNLVERYGCIAGYPDRTFRGNRALSRYEFAAGLNACMQQIERLVSTPGGGGVNQGDLASLQRLVREFETELTTLGARVDNLEGKVAFLEDHQFSTTTKLSGEVIVALAAQNDTAGGQVTLSDRVRLTLDSSFTGKDRLRLRLAAGNVPSLGGVVGNNGISTNMNRLNFEQNTGNNNVIIDRAYYRTPLFKNGTLYVGTGMPAEDIFSTYNPYMESSGGGALSRFNRFNPLIYRQPGTTGIGYIQKFGKRLDFTASYLAGNAADPTDGAGLFDGTYSAVAQIGFNPTDNWKMGFAYARSYFGPGDVNINGSTGSSIGSRPFTNDVATTSDNFGYQTTFRLNKRINLAGWVGFGNADAEDGTGRNVDLFTWNANVSFIDAFKEGAVLTIAGGQPPKVTGGSLGSEPETSFIFEGQYKYPISKNVSITPGVFFITNPNNTNSDTDVIGVLRTRFTF
- a CDS encoding carbohydrate porin, which encodes MNKTLWQSLKMTPAFLVAGLVVNAQVQANEAVTVDTNSANIINQLDQYSAEGVTNTQGQVTSVSQLSDVSPTDWAYEALRNLVERYGCIAGYPDRTFRGNRALSRYEFAAGLNACMQQIERLVSTPGGGGVGEGDLATLKRLLGEFETELATLGARVDTLEGKVAFLEDHQFSTTTKLTGQVIVGITGTEDNQIIMGNRARLQLNTSFTGKDTLITRLGAYNFGAFDQGNTVGLVPGTSGTTTQTFSYGGLGNNVGIDWLAYYTPITLGQREINTYIAGYFGIHSDYAPTNNPFFEDYDGGNGALSTFASSNPIFRIGGGTGIGVTTPFFGNSSLSLGYLASNASNPTDGNGLFDGAYAALAQLDFGFGENFDLGVTYVRGYNTAGLPLFGYGGGDRLVGTDNANFPVGDSVAYETNSLGTQASLRLNKRISLSGFFSYTDASGGGKSANVYSYGGGVAFPDFGKEGSVLGIFAGVQPYKEQGGETKPFHLEGFYKYPINENITITPGVIYVDSSADLGESRFIGTLRTTFSF
- a CDS encoding type II toxin-antitoxin system prevent-host-death family antitoxin gives rise to the protein MFSIQTTYTQARKNLAHLLNEIENDKSIAIIKRRGHQDIALISADELSSLLETLYLLRSPVNGQRLLEALADSQQWDQEKAPSPYTVDDLCEELNIER
- a CDS encoding Txe/YoeB family addiction module toxin encodes the protein MKDKRKKSTQPLAKSSKNEVVSLYPVFHPRFREDLAWWYRQDKAKANKILDLVTEIIKSPFQGIGKPEPLKFLDSDTWSRRIDLEHRLIYRVKKERIDFLQARYHYEK
- the holA gene encoding DNA polymerase III subunit delta, with product MPTYFYWGDDDFAMNQEITQLKSEKIDQNWLQFNFEQLAGDKEDNIREGLMLAMTPPFGAGERLVWLNETNLAHSCSDDLLDLLQKTLPQLPDSSHLLLTSARKPDSRLKSTKLINKYAQVKEFSLIAVWQTEILQKKVAEVAENKGIKLSRGALEILANCVGNDTRLLWQELDKLAIFQGENSQPISAETVSSLVNVSNQNSLQLAQAILKGDTNYALNLVTNLVQTNEPALRIVATLVGQFRTWTIIKTLMEAGEKDEKKIAKIADISNPKRIYFLRQEVQNISAQKLQKTLPILLELDLQLKTGGGALDSLQTAIIQLTNLS
- a CDS encoding PD-(D/E)XK nuclease family protein, whose amino-acid sequence is MNKKYWHLSQSHLNNLEKCPRQFIDAYFKQLTNFHKFDENNSTEWGSLFHRLMQQKKLNLPLTNILNQKQDLQESLSALHTAINDLCEDQDIISSEAEVKLQLKWLDKYIFTVVYDQLILKPNQAIIFDWKTYLKPTKIDYLVNNWQTKLYLFVLTEIMDYAPENISFIYWFVKLPNNPESYQINYDQKSHDKNKLELETLLSKLTTLNDESYDYDKCLNYRQCHNQCRYYSSSYSHENDDDLQLLPQTLNEVAEVEL